A single window of Plectropomus leopardus isolate mb chromosome 12, YSFRI_Pleo_2.0, whole genome shotgun sequence DNA harbors:
- the abhd4 gene encoding (Lyso)-N-acylphosphatidylethanolamine lipase: protein MDPATTTAPMQNDCETEPTSVWSWWPSWRPTSMSLLKTTESKILACIQNDLWARFVTLPNQDRIWTLTITNKAARKPAEQVQKTPLVMVHGFGGGVGLWIRNIDTLSRSRPIYAFDLLGFGRSSRPPFPSDAAKAEEQFVDSIEQWRRSVGLENMILLGHSLGGYLATSYAIQYPSRVSHLILVDPWGFPERPQAQTQEGQDQKTEVVKRPPPPRWVKAIAAVVTLFNPLAVIRAAGPWGPGLVNRFRPDFKRKFEDLFDDDTMTQYIYHCNAQSPSGEVGFRAMSESLGWAKRPMLQRVHLLPPSMPLTMLYGARSWVDSSSGDRVVQIRKQAHTRVLLIDEASHHVYADQPGEFNRVVEKICNSVD from the exons ATGGACCCTGCTACAACCACGGCTCCGATGCAAAACGACTGTGAGACAGA GCCAACTTCAGTCTGGAGCTGGTGGCCTTCCTGGCGTCCAACCTCCATGTCCCTTTTAAAGACTACAGAGTCCAAGATTCTTGCTT GTATTCAGAATGACCTCTGGGCTCGCTTTGTGACCCTGCCAAACCAGGATCGAATATGGACTCTAACCATCACCAACAAGGCGGCGCGCAAACCTGCAGAACAGG TCCAAAAGACTCCCCTGGTGATGGTCCATGGTTTTGGAGGAGGGGTAGGCCTGTGGATCAGGAACATAGACACGCTGAGTCGGTCACGTCCTATTTACGCTTTCGACCTCCTGGGCTTTGGCCGGAGCTCCAGACCTCCCTTCCCCTCAGATGCTGCCAAGGCAGAGGAGCAGTTTGTCGACTCTATTGAGCAGTGGAGACGGTCTGTAGGCCTGGAGAACATGATTCTGCTGGGACACAGTCTGGGCGGGTACCTGGCTACCTCCTACGCCATCCAGTACCCTTCGAG AGTGTCACATCTTATCCTGGTGGATCCCTGGGGTTTCCCGGAGCGACCGCAGGCACAGACCCAAGAGGGTCAAGATCAGAAGACAGAGGTGGTAAAGAGGCCGCCGCCTCCCCGCTGGGTCAAAGCTATCGCAGCGGTGGTTACCCTCTTCAATCCGCTGGCTGTCATCAGAGCAGCAGGCCCATGGG GTCCAGGCTTGGTGAACAGATTCCGTCCTGATTTCAAAAGGAAATTCGAAGATCTGTTTGATGATGACACGATGACGCAGTACATCTACCACTGTAACGCACAAAGCCCCAG tgGTGAGGTGGGTTTCAGGGCCATGTCAGAGTCTCTGGGCTGGGCCAAGAGGCCCATGCTGCAGCGGGTTCACTTGCTGCCCCCCTCCATGCCCCTCACCATGCTGTATGGAGCCCGATCCTGGGTGGACAGCTCATCTGGGGACAGAGTGGTCCAGATCAGGAAGCAGGCCCACACCAGAGTGCTG CTGATAGACGAAGCCTCTCACCACGTGTACGCTGATCAGCCAGGGGAGTTCAACAGAGTggtggaaaaaatatgtaactCTGTTGATTGA